Part of the Nitrospirota bacterium genome is shown below.
CGGTCAGCGCTATTGGCAGGCAAGCCGGTGCTCGGCATCTGTCTGGGCAGTCAGTTCATGGCCAAGGCCTTGGGAGCAAGGGTGCGGGCCGGCAAGGAACTGGAAATCGGGATGACGCCAGTCCATCTGACCGAGGAAGGCAAGCAAGACCAAGTGTTCGGTTCATGCCCTGAAGCTTTCGATGTCTTCGAGTGGCACGGGGAAGTCTTCGACCTGCCTAACGATTGCGTACCGCTGGCTGGCTCTGAGATTGCCCCGTTGCAGGCCTTTCGCTATGGCCCTCGCGCCTATGGACTCCTGTTCCATCTGGAGATGGAAGAACGCGGAATCGAATCGTTATGCCGAGAATGTGCGCCAGATCTCACGAAAGCGCGCGTGACGGCGCACGAAGTCACGGCGACAGCGCTACCGCTCCTTCCTGCCCTGCACCGGACGGCGGACCGGCTCATCAGCCACCTCCTCGCCTCTTAACGTTGATTGCAGCCTCATTCCTGCTGTAGTCTTAGCCCCTATTGTCAAACGTTCGAACGTCATCAAGTCGAACGTCTGCCGGAGTCCCACCCCGACTTGAAGACTTGATGACCTGACGACTTTAGACCGATTGATTGACGAAAGGAGCCTGTTTGCATGTCTGGTTTCCCAATTGAAGTGGCCACCCGAATCAAGACCCTCCCCCCCTATCTCTTTGCCGCCATCGACAAGATGAAGCAGGCAGCGATGGCCAAGGGAGTCGATATCATTAACTTAGGCATCGGCGATCCAGACCTGCCGACGCCAGCCCCGATTATCGAAAGCCTGGCGCAGGCCGCCAAGAACCCGAAGCACCATCAATATCCCTCCTATGAAGGCATGTTGTCGTTCCGGACAGCCGTGGCCGATTGGTACAAGCGCCGGTTCAACGTCACGCTGAACCCTGCCGACGAAGTGCTGACGCTGATCGGCTCGAAGGAAGGGATCGGCCATATCCACCTGGCCTTCGTCGATCCAGGCGATATCGTCCTGGTTCCA
Proteins encoded:
- a CDS encoding type 1 glutamine amidotransferase, with translation MRAVCLQHVPFEGPGAFAAALTKRGSAIESCLVPLQGLPQDAGDLLIVMGGPMSVNDPQPWIAEETSFIRSALLAGKPVLGICLGSQFMAKALGARVRAGKELEIGMTPVHLTEEGKQDQVFGSCPEAFDVFEWHGEVFDLPNDCVPLAGSEIAPLQAFRYGPRAYGLLFHLEMEERGIESLCRECAPDLTKARVTAHEVTATALPLLPALHRTADRLISHLLAS